The sequence GGAGTGTCATGAGGAGAGTAGCGGTGGTTGTTCTGGTGGTGTTCGGCGTTGCGAGTCTGTCCGTCATGGGGGCGAGTCGCGCTGCGGAGCAGGCGAAGCCTGCCGGCACCTGGGCGTTGTACGTGCCCAGCCAGATTCCCTGGAAGCCCGGCCCAAGCTCGCTAGCGCCCGGCGCGAAGATGGCAATCTTGGACGGGGACCCATCCAAGGAGGGCTTCTTTACGATGCGCCTTCTGCTGCCAGACGGCTACCGGGTCGCTCCGCACTGGCACCCGAAGGTAGAGCGGCTGACAATCATTTCGGGCACACTGAACCTCGGGACGGGGGATCGATTCGATGCGACGGCAACGAAACCCCTCCCCGCTGGCACCTATAGCTCCATGCCCCCAAAGATGACGCACTTCGCATCGACGGCGGGTGAGACCGTCCTACAGCTCAGCAGCATCGGCCCGTGGCAAGTCATCTACGTCGATCCCGCCGATGATCCCCGGACCAAGCAGCGATAACGCGGCGAGGCACCGGGCGTCGCGCGCAAGCTCCCGCCGGGCCAAGGATGAGCCTTCACTGGAGGTCAGTGCCAGGCGCGCTGCGTAAGGCTGCGATCCACAACTCTGGACAATATCTCGGAGGCATTGGTGGCACGG is a genomic window of Deltaproteobacteria bacterium containing:
- a CDS encoding DUF4437 domain-containing protein; its protein translation is MRRVAVVVLVVFGVASLSVMGASRAAEQAKPAGTWALYVPSQIPWKPGPSSLAPGAKMAILDGDPSKEGFFTMRLLLPDGYRVAPHWHPKVERLTIISGTLNLGTGDRFDATATKPLPAGTYSSMPPKMTHFASTAGETVLQLSSIGPWQVIYVDPADDPRTKQR